GATTCTATGTAAAAGCTTTTACGACCTCTGTAATCCTCGTATTTCGGAATTTCCAAAACTGCTTTGCCCGCAACTATAAACCCATATCTAACATCAAATTCCAAATGTTCGCCAACTGAAAAAGCATCGTTTTTATGTTTTCGCAGTTCAGCGACTATAGGACTGCGGTTAATAGTATCATTTGTTAAGTTTTGGAGATAAGCATTTTCAGCGAATATAATAACAAACAGCAGCACGATAACGATTTTGTATAACTTTTTCATGTTATTTTCCAATTCTTTTATTCTGTTGATTAAGAAAATTTTTCGCAGCTTCAAAAACTTCATCTGCCGAAATAGTATCCATACACTCACATCTTATTTTTCCATTTTTACATTTGTTACAGTCAGCCGGTTTGCCGGATGGAGTAAATACTTTTTTCTTCTCAGTGTATGGACCCCAACGCTGCGGACTTAATGCCGTGATTTGCGGATAGAAGCCGATAACATTCGTTCCGACAGCCGCTGCAATATGAATTGTTCCGGTTGAATTACTGATAAATAACTCAGCTAATTTTGCTAATGCTGCAAATTCCAAAAGCGAAAATTCCCCCGCTTTTCCCACAACATTCCCCCCGATTGCCCGCTTCAAATTTTCAACAAGTTGATGTTCGTTCAACCCGCCGGTGATTACTATTTTTACATCTTGAAGCACCGATATTTTTTTGCCAAGCTCTGCAAATTTTTCGATGCCCCAATCGCGAGATGAACCTCCGCTGCCGGGATGTATTATCACAATTTTATCTGAAGAATTTATTCCAATATTTTCTAACCTCTGTTTAACATTCCGGGCTAATTCTTCACCAACCATAATCCAGGGCTGTTCTACTTTTTTTAAAGAGATTCCAACCGCATCTAACAAACTCAAGTTATATTCGAGTTCGTGTTTCTTTGCATCTTTCCTGTGCTCGAATATCCGTTTGTTGAAAAGAAGCGAATACAATCTATAACCTGAACCAACACGGAATTTAACTCCAGCCAAAAAAAGGAGGAGCGCTATTCTGAACCGGGGGAATGCTATAAAAGCTACATCAAACTTATGACGGCGAAGAATTTTCAACATTTTACAAAAAGGTACAAGTCCATTAGTGTCGTCGTATAAAATCGTTTCATCGACACTTGTAGAATTTTGAACAAGCTCCGATGTATATCTCCTGACCATCATAGCTATATAAGCATCAGGATGATTTAGTTTGAGTATATCGACCATAGGAAGCGTTAGGACGACATCTCCAATCCTGTCGGTTCTGACTACTAAAATGCGCAGGGGTTCGCTCATTAAGTTGTTGTTTTATTTTTAATATATTTAAAACGGAAGGAAATTGCAAAGCATCGGGATAAATTCGTTCCTTCTAATCATCCGAAGCGGAATGCAAAGGTGGATCAATAATTTTATTTTCTTTAATAAATTTTTTCTCTTGTACAAGCTCGTTATGTTTATTTAAATATTGGGTCAAATCTTCTCCCCTTTTAGCTGCTTCTTTCATAAGAAATTGGTTGTAGGTAAGTTGCTTCTGGATTTCATTTTTATAAATAGCTCGTATTGCATCGCGTGCAATCTGTCGGGCATCCCCCTTAGCTACTTCTACCCCATCCTCTTCCCAACGGCTGCTCAATTGATATTTACTAAAGATCAGTTCTGTTATAAAATGTTTTAGTTTTTCTAAATCTTCTGCTGAAATTTGGGTGTCTCCGGAAACATAATTGAAAACTGATGGTGCATCTATCTGCTCGTTAGTTTCGTGCAATATTTTTAAAATGTTTGCCAACATCGAAGAATGTTTATTTGTAAATTGTTCCGGAGTCAGATATTGAAAAACAAAACCGGCAATATCATTCCCACCATTGAGTATGGCGTGCAATAAATCGCGCTCAGATTTCGGAACCTCATCAACGTCTTCTGTATTCCGATTGCCATTAAAACCGGAATCCTCTGAAAGGTTTGCCATATCTAATTCAGTCGGTGGTGAAGAAATTTCATCTTGTATATTAGTAAATGTTTCGCTACGGCGGAGGTCGTCTTTGATATATTTTTCCAACTCCTTTTGAAGGACCGATTCGTACAAACCATATTTTTCAGCCACATCTTGAATGTAAAAATTTCTTTTTATCGAGTCTTTAATCTTTGCAATTGTTTGAATAATTTTTCGCACTGCTTTCGTCTGCCCTTCGGGAGTTTTAAAGTATCCCTCTGTCTCAAACGCCTGAGCCATAAAATCGATAAAAGATATTGAGTTCTGAATCAGATTCTGAAATTTTTCTCTCCCAAATTTTTCTATATACGAATCGGGGTCTTCGGGGGTTGGTAACTTTGCGACTCTAACATCAAGGTCATTTTCAAGAACCAAATCCACTCCACGCATAGTAGCTTTCGATCCTGCCGAATCGGCATCGTAAACAATGGTTATGTTCTTTGTGTATCTGGCGATCAGCTGGATTTGTTCGACGGTCAAAGCGGTGCCACTCGAAGCAACAACATTCTTAAAACCGGCTTGAAATGTTTTAAGATGGTCGGTATAACCTTCTACTAAAATTACAAAATCTTTTTCACGCATCGCCTCTTTTGCCTGATGAATTCCGTAAAGCACGCGGCTTTTGTTGTAGATAGGCGTTTCGGGTGAGTTGATATATTTAGCTAACTGGTCGTCGTCATAAATTTTTCTGGCACCAAAGCCGATAACTCTTCCCGTTGTGGAAAATACAGGAAACATAGCGCGCCCTCTGAAGTAGTCATAATAACTGCCATCTTCACGCTTTCTTACAAGTCCTACTTTTTCTAAATACTCAAGCTGAATTTTTTGCGACTCAGCGTGCTGGATTAATCCGTCCCATGAATTTGGCGAGTAACCAAGCCCAAACATTTTAATTGTTTCTTCTGTTAATCCTCGTTTACGTAAATAATCGAGTGCAAACTTGCCTTCAGTTGTACTGATGAGATTATTGTAGAAAAAAAGTGCCCCCATCCTGCATATTGCATACAAATCTTCCTGTTCACGTGCAGCGTCTTCCGTTTCCGGCGAGTATGCAGGAAGTTGAATGCCTGCCATCTCAGCGAGCGATCGTGCCGCTTCGATGAAGGAAATTTTTTCCATCTCCATCAAAAAGGTGAACGCATTACCGCCGACACTGCATCCGAAACAATGATACATCTGTTTGTCGGGCGAAACGTTAAACGAAGGTGTTTTCTCGTTATGAAACGGGCACAAACCAATATAGTTTTTCCCACGCTTCTTCAGCTTTACAAATGAACCGATGAACTCAACAATGTCGATTGCATTCCTGATTTCTTCTATTTTTTCCTGTGATAGTCGCAATTAGTATTAACTCAATTTTTCTGATGTGAATTTACGGATTTTGAGAGTTGGAAGCAAAGGAGACAGTTGAAAAGTGATTAAGTTTTTTGATATATTAATAATGTTATGGGCTTGACTATTCATTACACTGGCAGTTTTAATAGTTTGAATAATTTCACAGTTTTTGATGAAGGACAAAATTGGGAGAGCGAAGATGAAAAATTGTTAGAAGATATTTTTAAACGATATACTGATTTCATGGATGATTTTTCCACTGCCCTAGAAAATTACCCGATGAGAGGGGGAGAAACTTTTGAAACCTATTAAGAAATGATAAATCTGCTCATCCGCCATTCCACCAGAAAATAATCAGCTGATTAACAAAAAAACCCCAACCATTTCTTGGTCGGGGTTTTTATTTAAGCATCTATTATACTTCCACAGGTTCGGGTTGTAACTTCTTCACGTTTTTCTTTTTCTTCAGATATGGCTGCTCAACCTGTGTAGTCGGTTCGGGTTCTTCTTCAACGTCCGGGTAAGTGAAAATATCGTACTTGTAATTTCGTAAAATCACCTGATTGCCGGCTCTGCCAATTACATACTGCGGCAACAGCGGAATTTTTCCACCGCCACCGGGCGCATCAATAACATAATATGGTATTGCAAGTCCCGATGTATGTCCGCGTAGTTTATCCATAATCTCCAAACCCTTACTTACGGGAGTGCGGAAATGATTTGCACCCTTTGTTATATCGGCTTGATACAGATAGTATGGTTTAACACGCATAGTTAAAAGTTTTCGCATCAACTCCAACATTACGTCGGAATCGTCGTTGACACCTTTCATCAGCACTGCCTGATTGCCGAGCGGAATGCCGGCATCGGCTAACATCTCGCATGCTTTTTTTGCTTCGGGAGTAATTTCCCAAGGATGGTTGAAATGTGTATTGATATAAATGGGATGATACTTGCGCAGCATCTTTGTTAACTTCGGAGTAATCCGTTGAGGTAACACACAGGGCATTTTAGTACCGAGGCGGATTATTTCGATGTGAGGTATATCCCTCAATCCTTTAAGAATTTTTTCTAACATAAAATCGGTCAGCATAAGGGGATCGCCGCCCGAAAGAATTACATCGCGGATTTCAGGGTGCGCCGCAATGTAGTTAATTCCATCTTGTATAAATTTCATATTTATCTTTGATGAATCGCCTACTTTACGCTTCCGTGTGCAGAAGCGGCAATACATCGAGCATTGACTTGTTGTAAGAAACAACACCCTATCGGGATAGCGGTGAACAATGCTTGGAACAGGACTGTGCGAATCTTCAGCCAATGGATCTTCGGGAAATCCATCGTTTTCCAACTCCTTTTCCGAAGGTATGCACTGAATCCAGATCGGGTCGCCCGGATACCTGATTAAACTTAAATAGTAAGGGTTTATGCGGATGTGAAAGAGTTTGTTAAGCCGTTCTGCTAATTCGTTATCGAAGCCGAAACGTTCAATTAAATCTTTTGAGCTATCGACACTCTTTCGTAGCATTTCTTGCCAAAGTTCCATACAAACCTAAATTCCTCCAATGAATTTGTTATACATATTTCTATAGATATTTTCCATAAACTAAAAGGTCGTCGCCGACTTTATAATATTCTTTTATTCTTGATAAAATTTCATACCCGGCGCTTACATAAAAATCGCAGGTCTTTTGATACTTCGGTTGCGATGATGTTTCTGCTACCAAAAGTCGTCCGTTATTTTTTTTCACCGTTTCTTCTGCATATTTGATCAACTGTTTTCCAACACCTTTACCTTGTGCAACCGGTGAAACTGCGATCCAATATAAATCGTAAGTTCCTTCGGTTAACGGTGTAGGTCCGATGCAGATGTAACCTAAAACTTTGTTCCCTTCGGCTGCTGTGTATAAATCGTAATCTTTTTGATTAGGATTATTCAGGAACAGATCAACAAGTTCGATTGCTACATCGACTTCAGCTTCTGTAAACGATTCAGTATGAACCAGTAAATTGCGTACGGGTTCTTTATCGCCTTGTTCAAATTTTCTGATAGTTATGGACATCTTTCAAGCGCCAGTTCAACTATTTTATTTGTCATCTCTTCGAAAGTCATTCCGGATGTTCTTGCCGCGCGGGCAAAACCTGCATCGGCTGCGATATCCGGATTTGGATTTACTTCCAATATATATGGTTTGTATTCTTTGGTCAAACGAAAATCAACTCTTGCGTAATCGCGGCAGCCAATAATACTGTATGCCTTCAAAGCCATCGACTGTAAATTTTTAGCAACAGTTTCAGGCAACGGTGCCGGGCAAATGCCTTTTGTGCATTCGAATTCGTCAGTCCCTTTCATCCACTTTGCGTTGTATGTAATAATTTTATGATAATTATCGGGCAGTGTGGACATATCCACTTCGGAAACAGGCAGAGCAGTCGGGTTGGAGTTTCCAATAACAGCAACATTGATCTCACGTCCTTCAATATATTCTTCTAGCAATGCCGGTTGGATGAATTTTTCGATTACAAAGCTAACGCGCTTCTTTAAATCTTCTAAATTATAGACAACCGAATCGTTGCTAATTCCGACACTCGCATCTTCACGCGATGGTTTTACTATAATCGGAAACGACAATCCATCTTCGGATATCAGGTCGTCCGGATTTTTTATCACTCGAAACTTCGGAGTCGGCAGATTATGATAACTTAAAATTTCCTTCACTCGCATTTTGTTCTGTGCCAAGCCAAGTGTAAACGCAGTGGCACCGGTGTAAGGGATTCCCAACAATTCAAAAATACCAGCAACGTGCATTTCGTGTATCGACTCAGTCCCGATACTTTCACAAATGTTAAATATCACATCCGGCTTTTCCTTTTTGAGGAAATCGATCAATCTGTAAATATCGCTGTTCACATTAAACAAAGTGGCTCGGTAACCCATTACCTCCAATGCTCGTTTAATATCGTTCATTTCGTCAAGCACAGCGGCTTCCGACATATCAACCATTATATCAGCATCGGTTTGCGAAACTTCTCCCCCTTCATATAAAACTCCCGTTTCGGAAATAAATTTCCTGCCTGTGGGTGTTGTAACCGTCGGTTCGTTATAAATTAAAGCAATATGTATCTTTTTATTCATTCAAATCTAATTATCTGTTTTATTATTCATCAGTCCATACCTCTCGGCAGCATTATGCAAAACTTGTTGCATCAGTTGGTTGTAATTCAAACCAGCCGAACGGGCTGCTTTGGGGAAACAGGAATTATCTTCCGGCTTCGGTAATATACCGGGCAATGGGTTCAGTTCAAGAATGTTAGGTTTGCCATCGGCGTCTAAACGCACATCTATGCGGCACCAATCGCGGCATCGCATAACTTTATAAGTTTTCAAACAAACATCTTCGATTTCAGTTTGAAGAGCAGGTGAAATACTTGCAGGACACTCGAATATATCTAACGGCGATTCTGAGTTATCCCAAATCCATTTTGCTTCGTAAGAATAAATTGGATTTACATTTTGTGGGAGCGAATCGAATTTGATTTCGACTATCGGAAGAACACGAACATCACGTCCGTTACCGAGAAGCGCCACTGTGAATTCACGCCCTTCGATAAATTGTTCTACCAAAGCCGATTGGTTGTAAGTTTCTAACACAAATTTTACCTGTGCAACTAACTCGTCCCAGTTCCGGACAATAGACGCATTGTAAATACCCTTGCTCGAACCCTCGTGTTGTGGCTTTACGATACTTGGGAAACGGACAGAAGCGCCGGCTAATTCAGAAAGTTGGGAGATTAAAACAAAAGAAGGTGTAGGAATACCATTATATGTGAGAATTTCTTTAGTCCTTGCTTTATCGAGGCACAAACCGAGAGTTAAGGGGTCGGAACCGGTGTAAGGAATTTGGAGAAGTTCTAATATGGCAGGTATCTGTGCTTCACGCGAAACACCGCTTAATCCTTCGGCGATATTAAAAACAATATCCGGTTTTAATTGCTGAAGTTTATGGTAAGCATACTCGTCCGCTTCTATCATAGTTACGTTGTGTATTTCTGCAAGAGCTTGACGCACTGCATCTATAGTTTCAAACGTGTCCCACTCTGCATAGATATCTGCGGATGTATTCACCGGTGTATCACTAAATTTTCCCGAACTTAAATTATCTGTTTGTCCGGGAGGCTCGCTGTTCTTTTCTTCTTCAAGGTCTTCCTTCTTTTGATTATATACGAGCGCAACATTCAACGGAAGATTTATCAACGAACTCGTTCGTTCCTCATTTATTGTTAGACATATTTTTTATTTACTTCGTATCGACTGCTTTTTTTTTGTTGATTTTATTTTTGCAATCAATACTCACGGTGTAAATATAAACTTTTTTGTGTAGAAGTCAAGTAAAAAATGCATTTTGAAGAAAAAAATTATTTTTTTTTTATAAAGGAGTGTGTGAGATTTTTTTCTCGGTCAACCGACATCGATATAGGTGAGAGATGTTTTTAACTTTTCGAAAAAATATTTTCGGAGTGATTGATGTTCTTGATTACGAAGGTGTGGGTCGTCTGCAACGAGTTGAAAAGCTTCTTGTCGAGCTAATGTTATGATGGGTCCGTCGTCGAGGACGTTAGCGATATGAAGTTCAGGCAAACCGCTTTGTCGTGTGCCGAAGAAATCGCCCGGACCTCGAAGCTTCAAATCTACTTCTGAAATTTTAAATCCATCATTAGTTACAAGCATTGTTTGGATGCGGGTTAAAATTTTTTGTCTCTCTAATTCATTGATATTATTAGAGTTATGGGAATCGAATATTTCGATATTTTCTGTTCGCCGTTTTATAATTCGAGCTAACCAATCGGGAACGACTAAAACACAATGCGATTGTTCAGCGCCTCGCCCGACTCTGCCGCGTAACTGATGCAATTGAGAAAGTCCGAACCTTTCCGAATGTTCGATCACCATCATTGTTGCGTTCGGTATATCGATACCGACTTCAATTACTGTTGTTGAGACGAGAATGTGAAGTTGCTTTGCTTTGAAAGCTTCCATGACCTGATCTTTTTCCTCTGACGATATCCTGCCGTGTATCAATCCCACCTTCAGGTCGGCGAATATCGTATCGCGGAACATTTCATAACTCTCCACCGCTGCCTTCAAGTCAACCTTCTCCGATTCTTCAATCAACGGATAAATTATATATACTTGTTGTCCCTTCCGGACTGTCGCTCGAATCATCGTGTATAACCGTTCGCTTTCCGGTTCAGCTAACATCAGTGTCTTTATCTGTTTCCTGTTCTTCGGCATCTCATCGATAATTGAAACATCCAAATCGCCGTAAACTGTCAGCGAGAGTGTTCTCGGTATCGGCGTGGCTGTCATTACCAAAACATCAGGATGAACATTAACGCTCTCCTTCCCTTTCCGCACAAGCTCCGCTCTTTGGTCAACACCAAAGCGGTGCTGCTCGTCGATAACAACAAAACCTAAGTTAGCAAACTCAACACTTTCCTGTATCAAAGCGTGAGTTCCTACAATTATGTTAGCTCTTCCGTATCTGACGTCTCCTAAAATATCATCTCTTAACTTTTTCCGCTGCCCGCCGATTAACAAATGAGTGTTTACATTCACCCCTCTTAAAAACTGGGCGATTGTTTTATAGTGCTGTTCGGCTAAAATTTCGGTAGGCGCCATAAATGCAACCTGATATCCGTTATCTATTGCTATCAGCATCGCAATCAAAGCCACAACCGTTTTGCCGCTGCCAACATCGCCTTGAAGCAAGCGGTTCATCTGCTTCGGCTGACTCATATCGTTGGCAATTTCTTTTACTACTTTTATTTGGGCTTTCGTGAGTTTAAACTGGAGCGAATCGACTAACTTACGGGCTAAATTACTTTTCACATTAAACGAAATTCCGGGAGTTTGAACTTTGGTTTTCATTTTCCGGTAGGCAAGTAAAAGCTGGAAGCAAAACCATTCATCAAATTTCAAGCGATAACGGGAAGCATTTTTATATTCGACTGTTTCGGGAAAGTGAATATTCCGCAAAGCGACAGAAAGCGGAAGCAGGTTTAAACGACTCAAAAAGCTTTCGGGGAAAAATTCTTCCGCTTGTTCTGCAAAATTATCGACAACCTCTTTCATAATTTTACGAAGCACTGTATCGGTAATTCGAAGGTTTCTAAAATCTTCCCCCGAAGAATATTTTGGTATTATACCCTTCGTGTGTAAAAAACCTTTCAGTTTATCTTCGTCACCCATTTCCAGTCGATCGATGCGCGGATGTACAAATTGCGGACGGTTTTGGAAAAAATTAAGCTTCCCGGAAACAGCTAACATTTCGCCAACTTGAAAAGCCGATTTAAAATAGTTTGCATTTTGAAAGAAAACGAGTGAAATTGTGCCCGTAGCATCGCCTAATGCTATTACACATTTCCGCTTTGGAGGTCTGCCTGCTATATCGATAGCACGGATGCTGCCAACCACTGATATTCGTTTAGTGGTATCGGTAATGCGGTGGAGTGAGCTGATT
This genomic window from Bacteroidota bacterium contains:
- a CDS encoding glycosyltransferase family 9 protein, whose translation is MSEPLRILVVRTDRIGDVVLTLPMVDILKLNHPDAYIAMMVRRYTSELVQNSTSVDETILYDDTNGLVPFCKMLKILRRHKFDVAFIAFPRFRIALLLFLAGVKFRVGSGYRLYSLLFNKRIFEHRKDAKKHELEYNLSLLDAVGISLKKVEQPWIMVGEELARNVKQRLENIGINSSDKIVIIHPGSGGSSRDWGIEKFAELGKKISVLQDVKIVITGGLNEHQLVENLKRAIGGNVVGKAGEFSLLEFAALAKLAELFISNSTGTIHIAAAVGTNVIGFYPQITALSPQRWGPYTEKKKVFTPSGKPADCNKCKNGKIRCECMDTISADEVFEAAKNFLNQQNKRIGK
- the dnaG gene encoding DNA primase; the protein is MRLSQEKIEEIRNAIDIVEFIGSFVKLKKRGKNYIGLCPFHNEKTPSFNVSPDKQMYHCFGCSVGGNAFTFLMEMEKISFIEAARSLAEMAGIQLPAYSPETEDAAREQEDLYAICRMGALFFYNNLISTTEGKFALDYLRKRGLTEETIKMFGLGYSPNSWDGLIQHAESQKIQLEYLEKVGLVRKREDGSYYDYFRGRAMFPVFSTTGRVIGFGARKIYDDDQLAKYINSPETPIYNKSRVLYGIHQAKEAMREKDFVILVEGYTDHLKTFQAGFKNVVASSGTALTVEQIQLIARYTKNITIVYDADSAGSKATMRGVDLVLENDLDVRVAKLPTPEDPDSYIEKFGREKFQNLIQNSISFIDFMAQAFETEGYFKTPEGQTKAVRKIIQTIAKIKDSIKRNFYIQDVAEKYGLYESVLQKELEKYIKDDLRRSETFTNIQDEISSPPTELDMANLSEDSGFNGNRNTEDVDEVPKSERDLLHAILNGGNDIAGFVFQYLTPEQFTNKHSSMLANILKILHETNEQIDAPSVFNYVSGDTQISAEDLEKLKHFITELIFSKYQLSSRWEEDGVEVAKGDARQIARDAIRAIYKNEIQKQLTYNQFLMKEAAKRGEDLTQYLNKHNELVQEKKFIKENKIIDPPLHSASDD
- a CDS encoding KamA family radical SAM protein — encoded protein: MELWQEMLRKSVDSSKDLIERFGFDNELAERLNKLFHIRINPYYLSLIRYPGDPIWIQCIPSEKELENDGFPEDPLAEDSHSPVPSIVHRYPDRVLFLTTSQCSMYCRFCTRKRKVGDSSKINMKFIQDGINYIAAHPEIRDVILSGGDPLMLTDFMLEKILKGLRDIPHIEIIRLGTKMPCVLPQRITPKLTKMLRKYHPIYINTHFNHPWEITPEAKKACEMLADAGIPLGNQAVLMKGVNDDSDVMLELMRKLLTMRVKPYYLYQADITKGANHFRTPVSKGLEIMDKLRGHTSGLAIPYYVIDAPGGGGKIPLLPQYVIGRAGNQVILRNYKYDIFTYPDVEEEPEPTTQVEQPYLKKKKNVKKLQPEPVEV
- a CDS encoding GNAT family N-acetyltransferase; its protein translation is MSITIRKFEQGDKEPVRNLLVHTESFTEAEVDVAIELVDLFLNNPNQKDYDLYTAAEGNKVLGYICIGPTPLTEGTYDLYWIAVSPVAQGKGVGKQLIKYAEETVKKNNGRLLVAETSSQPKYQKTCDFYVSAGYEILSRIKEYYKVGDDLLVYGKYL
- a CDS encoding ATP-grasp domain-containing protein translates to MNKKIHIALIYNEPTVTTPTGRKFISETGVLYEGGEVSQTDADIMVDMSEAAVLDEMNDIKRALEVMGYRATLFNVNSDIYRLIDFLKKEKPDVIFNICESIGTESIHEMHVAGIFELLGIPYTGATAFTLGLAQNKMRVKEILSYHNLPTPKFRVIKNPDDLISEDGLSFPIIVKPSREDASVGISNDSVVYNLEDLKKRVSFVIEKFIQPALLEEYIEGREINVAVIGNSNPTALPVSEVDMSTLPDNYHKIITYNAKWMKGTDEFECTKGICPAPLPETVAKNLQSMALKAYSIIGCRDYARVDFRLTKEYKPYILEVNPNPDIAADAGFARAARTSGMTFEEMTNKIVELALERCP
- a CDS encoding ATP-grasp domain-containing protein is translated as MINLPLNVALVYNQKKEDLEEEKNSEPPGQTDNLSSGKFSDTPVNTSADIYAEWDTFETIDAVRQALAEIHNVTMIEADEYAYHKLQQLKPDIVFNIAEGLSGVSREAQIPAILELLQIPYTGSDPLTLGLCLDKARTKEILTYNGIPTPSFVLISQLSELAGASVRFPSIVKPQHEGSSKGIYNASIVRNWDELVAQVKFVLETYNQSALVEQFIEGREFTVALLGNGRDVRVLPIVEIKFDSLPQNVNPIYSYEAKWIWDNSESPLDIFECPASISPALQTEIEDVCLKTYKVMRCRDWCRIDVRLDADGKPNILELNPLPGILPKPEDNSCFPKAARSAGLNYNQLMQQVLHNAAERYGLMNNKTDN
- the recG gene encoding ATP-dependent DNA helicase RecG, producing MKSVIKYDLNTPVQFIKGIGPKRAEAFANRGINTVHELLYYFPFDYFDLTQVSEISSLHRITDTTKRISVVGSIRAIDIAGRPPKRKCVIALGDATGTISLVFFQNANYFKSAFQVGEMLAVSGKLNFFQNRPQFVHPRIDRLEMGDEDKLKGFLHTKGIIPKYSSGEDFRNLRITDTVLRKIMKEVVDNFAEQAEEFFPESFLSRLNLLPLSVALRNIHFPETVEYKNASRYRLKFDEWFCFQLLLAYRKMKTKVQTPGISFNVKSNLARKLVDSLQFKLTKAQIKVVKEIANDMSQPKQMNRLLQGDVGSGKTVVALIAMLIAIDNGYQVAFMAPTEILAEQHYKTIAQFLRGVNVNTHLLIGGQRKKLRDDILGDVRYGRANIIVGTHALIQESVEFANLGFVVIDEQHRFGVDQRAELVRKGKESVNVHPDVLVMTATPIPRTLSLTVYGDLDVSIIDEMPKNRKQIKTLMLAEPESERLYTMIRATVRKGQQVYIIYPLIEESEKVDLKAAVESYEMFRDTIFADLKVGLIHGRISSEEKDQVMEAFKAKQLHILVSTTVIEVGIDIPNATMMVIEHSERFGLSQLHQLRGRVGRGAEQSHCVLVVPDWLARIIKRRTENIEIFDSHNSNNINELERQKILTRIQTMLVTNDGFKISEVDLKLRGPGDFFGTRQSGLPELHIANVLDDGPIITLARQEAFQLVADDPHLRNQEHQSLRKYFFEKLKTSLTYIDVG